One genomic region from Candidatus Tanganyikabacteria bacterium encodes:
- a CDS encoding FAD:protein FMN transferase has product MRERNPVLGRRDFVVLGVGAFVALALPFAWARPGLLRRQVPVMGTIAEFAVAAGGLPGERERAQRAIDAAIAELLDVERRMTRFEAGSDVSRANEGAARAPVEIGRDTGLVLREALRWARATDGRFDPALGRATALWDVARRKSPPPAALFTRLAGRDLYRAVSLAGDLDRPAVRFEDADVALDLGGIAKGYGVDRAAAALRSHGVENALINVGGDLVALGAAPGEDHWRVGVRSPQAPGALAGELAVRDIAVATSGDYEQFFAYGGRRYHHLLDPETGAPRLASFHSVTVEAPTCMAADAGATAVFGLPPAAAGRLLALAAPGARVASVV; this is encoded by the coding sequence ATGCGTGAACGCAACCCCGTGCTGGGCCGGCGGGACTTCGTCGTCCTGGGCGTCGGCGCCTTCGTGGCGCTGGCGTTGCCCTTTGCCTGGGCGCGGCCTGGGTTGTTGCGACGGCAGGTCCCGGTGATGGGCACCATCGCGGAGTTCGCCGTGGCGGCCGGCGGGCTGCCGGGCGAGCGCGAACGGGCGCAGCGCGCCATCGACGCGGCCATCGCCGAGTTGCTGGACGTCGAGCGACGCATGACGCGCTTCGAGGCCGGCTCGGACGTCTCGCGGGCCAACGAGGGAGCGGCGCGGGCGCCCGTAGAGATCGGCCGGGATACCGGCCTCGTGCTGCGCGAAGCCCTGCGCTGGGCGCGCGCCACGGACGGCCGGTTCGATCCGGCGCTCGGCCGAGCCACGGCGCTCTGGGATGTCGCGCGGCGCAAGTCGCCGCCGCCCGCCGCGCTGTTCACGCGGCTCGCCGGCCGCGACCTGTATCGCGCGGTCAGCCTGGCCGGCGATCTCGACCGGCCGGCGGTGCGGTTCGAGGATGCCGACGTGGCGCTGGATCTGGGCGGCATCGCAAAGGGCTACGGCGTGGATCGGGCGGCCGCGGCGTTGCGGTCGCATGGCGTCGAGAACGCGCTGATCAACGTGGGCGGCGATCTGGTGGCCCTGGGTGCCGCACCGGGCGAGGATCACTGGCGGGTCGGCGTCCGGTCGCCGCAGGCCCCCGGCGCGCTGGCGGGCGAACTGGCCGTCCGCGACATCGCGGTGGCCACCTCGGGAGACTACGAGCAGTTCTTCGCGTACGGCGGCAGGCGGTACCACCACCTGCTGGATCCCGAGACCGGCGCGCCGCGCCTCGCTTCCTTCCACAGCGTGACCGTCGAGGCCCCCACGTGCATGGCCGCCGACGCGGGCGCCACGGCCGTCTTCGGCCTCCCGCCGGCCGCGGCCGGCCGCCTCCTGGCCCTCGCCGCGCCGGGGGCGCGGGTGGCGAGCGTGGTGTAG
- a CDS encoding GNAT family N-acetyltransferase produces MRPPETLSPGFTVREAAAADGQAIRDLVYGVLAEYGLEPDPAATDADIQDVAASYGARGGVFEVVEDAGGRCVGTVGLYPLDDGVCELRKMYLARDARGHGLGKRLLARTVDRARALGFRRVELETASALVEAIGLYRRFGFQAKASGHMSPRCDQAFYLDLDTTGRPSSTDR; encoded by the coding sequence ATGCGGCCGCCCGAGACCCTGTCCCCCGGCTTCACCGTGCGGGAGGCCGCGGCCGCCGACGGGCAGGCCATTCGAGACCTGGTTTACGGTGTCCTGGCCGAGTATGGCCTGGAGCCCGATCCCGCGGCCACCGACGCGGATATCCAGGACGTCGCGGCATCCTACGGAGCGCGCGGCGGCGTCTTCGAGGTGGTCGAAGACGCGGGGGGGCGGTGCGTCGGCACGGTCGGCCTGTACCCCCTGGATGACGGGGTCTGCGAACTGCGCAAGATGTACCTGGCCAGGGACGCCCGGGGGCACGGCCTGGGCAAGCGCTTGCTCGCGCGCACGGTGGACCGGGCCCGGGCTCTCGGGTTCCGGCGGGTCGAACTGGAGACCGCCAGCGCGCTCGTGGAGGCGATCGGCCTCTACCGGCGCTTCGGGTTCCAGGCCAAGGCCAGCGGACACATGTCGCCGCGCTGCGACCAGGCGTTCTACCTGGATCTGGACACGACCGGGCGGCCCAGCAGCACCGACCGGTAG
- a CDS encoding RnfABCDGE type electron transport complex subunit A yields MAELAIIFVSALLISNFTLAMFLGLCPFLGVSKQIPTALRMGAADIFVLTLTSVCAWALNTYVLPHAPYLRLITFIIVIASLVQIVEMVIKKLSPTLFRELGIYLPLITTNCAVLGLAMFQTNRGYGLIEGLVFAVGAGLGLTLALVMMASLRETLDLADVPKVAQGTALVFLVAGCLSLAFMGFAGLLSAG; encoded by the coding sequence ATGGCGGAACTGGCGATCATCTTCGTCTCGGCGCTGCTCATCAGCAACTTCACGCTGGCGATGTTCCTCGGACTGTGTCCGTTCCTGGGCGTCTCCAAGCAGATCCCCACGGCGCTCCGGATGGGCGCGGCCGACATCTTCGTGCTGACCCTGACGTCGGTTTGCGCCTGGGCGCTCAACACCTACGTCCTGCCCCACGCGCCCTACTTGCGGCTCATCACCTTCATCATCGTCATCGCCTCGCTCGTGCAGATCGTCGAGATGGTGATCAAGAAGCTCAGCCCCACGCTGTTTCGCGAGCTAGGCATCTACCTGCCGCTCATCACCACCAACTGCGCGGTGCTGGGGCTCGCGATGTTCCAGACCAATCGCGGCTACGGCCTGATCGAGGGCCTGGTGTTCGCCGTAGGGGCGGGTCTCGGGCTCACGCTGGCCCTGGTGATGATGGCGTCGCTGCGTGAGACCCTCGACCTGGCCGACGTTCCGAAGGTGGCACAGGGCACGGCCCTGGTCTTCCTGGTCGCGGGCTGCCTGTCGCTGGCGTTCATGGGCTTCGCCGGCCTGCTGAGTGCGGGGTAG